In Mangrovivirga cuniculi, the following proteins share a genomic window:
- a CDS encoding 6-phosphogluconate dehydrogenase, translated as MEKFKKILKWTIGIIIVGGLAIFLFFNYASYSSGYRVGTPIKLSKKGMVIKTWEGEMNIGGLTSSSEGVMPTTWEFSIHGSDKGVRENLNEAIDKGQRVKLHYKEKYVRFFWQGDTKYFVYEVEPVTK; from the coding sequence ATGGAAAAATTTAAGAAGATCTTAAAGTGGACGATCGGAATTATTATTGTCGGAGGGCTGGCGATATTTTTGTTTTTTAATTACGCCAGTTACAGTTCCGGTTACCGGGTGGGGACACCGATCAAATTAAGTAAAAAAGGCATGGTAATCAAAACCTGGGAAGGGGAGATGAACATCGGTGGACTGACCAGTTCATCGGAAGGAGTAATGCCAACCACCTGGGAATTTTCTATTCATGGAAGTGATAAAGGAGTAAGAGAAAACTTAAATGAGGCGATAGACAAAGGCCAACGGGTAAAATTACATTATAAAGAAAAATATGTCCGCTTTTTCTGGCAGGGAGACACTAAATATTTTGTTTATGAGGTCGAGCCTGTGACCAAGTAA
- the argH gene encoding argininosuccinate lyase, with protein sequence MNSKNKLWSKGKPLSEKIEAFTIGRDLEFDKILAKYDVIGSKAHAKMLAQTGLIYKKEGDDLVKELDEIFKTVTREDFEIPAGFEDIHSWVEAELTAKLGDTGKKIHTARSRNDQVLTDLHLYCKESLSELIDQVKNIALLLLKQGQKYNDTIIPGYTHLQVAMPSSGGMWFSAYAEALADDLIILKAAYEVADQNPLGSAAGYGSSFPIDRQITTDEMGFASMKVNSFAAQLNRGKLEKTITNAISSVAQTLGRFAMDVCLYNSQNFGFLTLPDELTTGSSIMPHKKNPDVFELIRGKCNLLQGIPFQVTSLMNNLPGGYHREFQLLKELLFPAFTDINSILDILEFAVPQIKLQGPDTEEEKYKLMYTVEAVNAEVLKGKPFREAYRIVGEKVESGEFKVKPGEQKYTHIGSIGNPGFEEIQKKIDRI encoded by the coding sequence ATGAATAGTAAAAATAAACTTTGGTCAAAAGGAAAGCCCCTGTCTGAAAAGATAGAGGCTTTTACTATTGGTAGAGACCTGGAATTTGATAAGATCCTGGCCAAATATGATGTTATCGGTTCAAAAGCTCATGCTAAGATGCTTGCTCAGACCGGATTGATCTATAAAAAAGAAGGTGATGATCTGGTAAAAGAACTCGATGAAATATTTAAAACCGTTACCAGGGAAGATTTTGAAATTCCTGCCGGATTTGAAGATATTCATTCATGGGTGGAAGCTGAACTGACGGCTAAACTTGGTGATACAGGTAAAAAGATCCATACTGCCCGATCTAGAAATGACCAGGTATTGACCGACCTTCATCTCTATTGCAAAGAGTCTCTGTCAGAGTTAATTGACCAGGTTAAAAATATTGCCCTGTTATTATTAAAACAGGGGCAAAAATATAATGACACGATCATACCGGGATATACCCATCTACAGGTGGCAATGCCTTCATCCGGAGGGATGTGGTTTTCTGCTTATGCCGAGGCACTTGCCGATGATTTGATCATACTGAAAGCCGCATACGAAGTAGCAGATCAAAATCCACTGGGTTCAGCTGCGGGGTATGGATCATCATTTCCTATCGATCGACAGATTACAACCGATGAAATGGGGTTTGCTTCAATGAAGGTAAATAGTTTTGCTGCCCAGTTGAATCGTGGAAAGCTTGAAAAGACGATCACGAATGCTATCTCTTCTGTTGCTCAGACATTGGGAAGGTTCGCAATGGATGTTTGTCTTTACAATAGTCAAAACTTTGGTTTTCTGACTTTGCCGGATGAACTTACAACCGGTAGCAGTATTATGCCCCATAAAAAGAATCCGGATGTTTTTGAGTTGATTCGCGGAAAGTGCAATCTTCTTCAGGGTATTCCATTCCAGGTTACTTCCTTAATGAATAACCTGCCCGGAGGTTATCATCGCGAGTTTCAATTATTAAAGGAACTATTATTTCCGGCATTTACAGATATTAATTCAATTCTTGATATTCTTGAATTTGCAGTGCCTCAGATCAAACTTCAGGGTCCCGATACCGAAGAAGAGAAATACAAACTAATGTATACCGTCGAGGCAGTAAATGCTGAAGTACTAAAAGGAAAGCCTTTCAGGGAAGCATATCGCATCGTTGGTGAAAAGGTTGAATCCGGAGAATTTAAAGTAAAACCGGGAGAGCAGAAATATACTCACATTGGTAGCATAGGTAATCCGGGATTTGAAGAGATTCAAAAAAAGATTGACAGGATATAA